In Panulirus ornatus isolate Po-2019 chromosome 2, ASM3632096v1, whole genome shotgun sequence, the DNA window cacggaggttatagtggaggttatactggttatggtgtctctccttactatggagcctaccgtagcaagaggagcgctgacgccgaccccagttatggtttccacggaggttatagtggaggttatactggttatggtgtctctccttactatggagcctaccgtagcaagaggagcgctgacgccgaccccagttatggtttccacggaggttatagtggaggttatactggttatggtgtctctccttactatggagcctaccgtagcaagaggagcgctgacgccgaccccagttatggtttccacggaggttatagtggaggttatactggttatggtgtctctccttactatggagcctaccgtagcaagaggagcgctgacgccgaccccagttatggtttccacggaggttatagtggaggttatactggttatggtgtctctccttactatggagcctaccgtagcaagaggagcgctgacgccgaccccagttatggtttccacggaggttatagtggaggttatactggttatggtgtctctccttactatggagcctaccgtagcaagaggagcgctgacgccgaccccagttatggtttccacggaggttatagtggtggttatactggttatggtgtctctccttactatggagcctaccgtagcaagaggagcgctgacgccgaccccagttatggtttccacggaggttatagtggtggttatactggttatggtgtctctccttactatggagcctaccgtagcaagaggagcgctgacgccgaccccagttatggtttccacggaggttatagtggaggttatactggttatggtgtctctccttactatggagcctaccgtagcaagaggagcgctgacgccgaccccagttatggtttccacggaggttatagtggtggttatactggttatggtgtctctccttactatggagcctaccgtagcaagaggagcgctgacgccgaccccagttatggtttccacggaggttatagtggtggttatactggttatggtgtctctccttactatggagcctaccgtagcaagaggagcgctgacgccgaccccagttttggtttccacggaggttatagtggaggttatactggttatggtgtctctccttactatggagcctaccgtagcaagaggagcgctgacgccgaccccagttatggtttccacggaggttatagtggaggttatactggttatggtgtctctccttactatggagcctaccgtagcaagaggagcgctgacgccgaccccagttatggtttccacggaggttatagtggaggttatactggttatggtgtctctccttactatggagcctaccgtagcaagaggagcgctgacgccgaccccagttatggtttccacggaggttatagtggtggttatactggttatggtgtctctccttactatggagcctaccgtagcaagaggagcgctgacgccgaccccagttatggtttccacggaggttatagtggaggttatactggttatggtgtctctccttactatggagcctaccgtagcaagaggagcgctgacgccgaccccagttatggtttccacggaggttatagtggaggttatactggttatggtgtctctccttactatggagcctaccgtagcaagaggagcgctgacgccgaccccagttatggtttccacggaggttatagtggaggttatactggttatggtgtctctccttactatggagcctaccgtagcaagaggagcgctgacgccgaccccagttatggtttccacggaggttatagtggtggttatactggttatggtgtctctccttactatggagcctaccgtagcaagaggagcgctgacgccgaccccagttatggtttccacggaggttatagtggaggttatactggttatggtgtctctccttactatggagcctaccgtagcaagaggagcgccgacgccgaccccagttttggtttccacggaggttatagtggaggttatactggttatggtgtctctccttactatggagcctaccgtagcaagaggagcgccgacgccgaccccagttatggtttccacggaggttatagtggaggttatactggttatggtgtctctccttactatggagcctaccgtagtaAGAGGAGCGCCGACGCCGACCCCAGTTTGGGCTTGTACGGAGGCTATCCTTATGGATCCTATCCTAGGTACGTTAGCCACGGTGGGGCAAGCTACGGTCGTTAAGGTGTCTACAACAGATGGTTTCTCCCGAACTCCTACCCTTGGCTACGGAAGATACTAGTGTGGTGACGGTGGCCACTGACTTCAGTACAAGAGTGACGCTGAAGGGAGGTTACAGGGGTTTCAGTCGAGGTTCATAAAGCCTCAATTAAGAGGCGACCTTTGAGGATAACACCTTCTACCTCCAGTTGTAGACTCTTCTCTGATCATGAATGTGGAGTGGATTATGTTACTCTAAAGTTAATAAACGTTTCAAACTTATAAGACTCGTGTTATTTTCTATCATCTGGGATACACTGTAAGACTGCGGAAGGACAAACACATTATCAAACTCTTCCGTGGTGGGATACATATCAAacaatttagattttcttttttttttgagatacctCAGGTCTGTATTATGTATCTTAGGAATGAAATATTATAACTATGACAAACTGACACTGTATGAAAAGCTAAAGACAAACAGATACACTATTcaacctcctcttttttttaacctcttgctcTCATAACCTCTCCAACTTTAGTCCCACCCAGGTCACAGCCAAGTCCATCAGTTTTGGTCAGCCTCTGTGTATATGCCTTTTGCTTATTATCTCGCTTTTTGCTTACGTTTACTTGTATAGTCCTGTTGCAATATTGTGCCGCGGAAATGACATATATCCCTATCATTTTGATGAATTACCTGTGTTTCAAGAATTTCACTACAATgtctttgcttatatatatatatatatatatatatatatatatatatatatatatatatatatatatatatatatatatatatatatagagttgtgcgcaggaggatggatgtgctggaaatgagatgtttgaggacaatgtgtggtgtgaggtggtttgatcgagtaagtaacgtaagggtaagagagatgtgtggaaataaaaagagcgtggttgagagagcagaagagggtgttttgaaatggtttgggcacatggagagaatgagtgaggaaagattgaccaagaggatatatgtgtcggaggtggagggaacgaggagaagagggagaccaaattggaggtggaaagatggagtgaaaaggattttgtgtgatcggggcctgaacatgcaggagggtgaaaggagggcaaggaatagagtgaattggagcgatgtggtatacaggggttgacgtgctgtcagtggattgaatcaaggcatgtgaagcgtctggggtaaaccatggaaagctgtgtaggtatgtatattgcgtgtgtggacgtatgtatgtacatgtgtatggggggggttgggccatttctttcgtctgtttccttgcgctacctcgcaaacgcgggagacagcgacaaagtataaaaaaaaaaaaaaaaaaaaaaaaatatatatatatatatatatatatatatatatatatatatatatatatatatatatatatatatatatatatatatatatatatatatacctatgagtccacggggaaatgaaacgcgataagttcccaggtgaacggtcgtgtgatgatcacatcgtcaggggagatacaggaaatgattataacaaccagttaatattcaacgaagagacgtagctaggacactattaggtaaacaagtgactagccgaatgtaggtcgggtgcgttcgagtctggcaacaagcgtgtCATGAACTTgttgtgtggacaagaagggaaactgtttacatattatatcagcaataaagctatccaatttgtatagaccttcaccaatattaaggTCACAACTCTAACTGtgttgataatagaagattcaatatttctcgtggtactggagttgatatttctcgtggtactggagttagaataACTAACTAAGATGccattactccattcaatacaattatcataatttcaacgattaaacaaggcatttgattcttgtcctgttcttatgctataattatgttgcttaagtctaacagaaagatccttaccggtctaGCCAACGTAAAACttataacaatttctacatggcactctatagatgcatcctgcagaactttctggtgagttcctaattaagatattctttgtagtattgttgttgctgaaggtaacatttacactaaaggatttaagcaacatgggaagtaaaataacaTGGGAAGCATAgactggtaggttttctgtatatgctaagcttagGCTTGTCTCTATCTccgtggatcatgcaatctaaaaatggtaacataccattatttacattttctatggTAAATTTGTTGGATGGTACTAAATGTTAAGTTAAGGGAGAAATGTACCTATAAAgaagtggaaatgactgggagatgtataagagaaagcggtaagTGGACAGTGCAAAGGGTGAACATTCATATACATCAGCATTATAACAGTGAGTTCGGTAAAGATTGTTGACAAAGAGTATCCGGTTACTAGTGATCCAATAGTAACTTCCATAATATAGGCAGAACAACCGAGGGTGAAAGTACCAAGGTACCTCTCATATGGCTCGAGATTCGAAGAACCCTTGCTgttagagggcattatgtgatatatatatatatatatatatatatatatatattgctttgtcgctgtctcccgcgttagcgaggtagcgcaaggaaacagacgaaagaacggcccaacccacccacatacacatgtatatacatacacgtccacatacatacctatacatctcaacgtatacatatatatacaatcacacatatacatacatacacatgtacataattcatacttgctgcctttattcatttcccgtcgccaccccgccacacatgaaatgataatccccctcccccgcacgcgtgcgaggtagcgctaggaaaagacaacaaaggccgcattcgttcacactgtctttagctgtcatgtataatgcaccaaaaccacagctcccattccacatccaggccccacaaaacttttcatggtttaccccaaacgcttcacatgccctggttcaatccattgacagcacgtcgaccccggtataccacatcgttccaattcactctgttccttgcacgcctttcaccctcctgcatgttcaggcaccgatcgctcaaaatcttttttaccccatccttccacctccaatttggtctcctacttctcaaccgttccctccacctctgacacatatcctctttgtcactctttcttcattctctccatgtgaccaaaccatttcaatacaccttcttctgccctctcaaccacactctttatattatcacacatctctctcaccctttcattacttactcgacccaaccacctcacaccacatattgtcctcaaacatctcatttccaatacatccaccctactccgcacaaccctctctacacacacacacacacacacatatatatatatatatatatatatatatatatatatatatatatatatatatatatatatatataatcgaaccCAGGCCATTTGTGTTATAGGAAAATAGCATATAACATACGAAGGGTGTGTTTACATtatgtgtctgtctttgtttaGCTTTTCATGCAGTGTCAGTTTGTCATAGTTATAATTTTTCATTCCTAAGATACATAATACAGGACCTGaggtatctcaaaaaaaaaaagaaaatctaaattgtTTGATATGTATCCCACCACGGAAGAGTTTGATAATGTGTTTGTCCTTCCGCAGTCTTACAGTGTATCCCAGATGATAGAAAATAACACGAGTCTTATAAGTTTGAAACGTTTATTAACTTTAGAGTAACATAATCCACTCCACATTCATGATCAGGGAAGAGTCTACAACTGGAGGTAGAAGGTGTTATCCTCAAAGGTCGCCTCTTAATTGAGGCTTTATGAACCTCGACTGAAACCCCTGTAACCTTCCTTCAGCGTCACTCTTGTACTGAAGTCAGTGGCCACCGTCACCACACTAGTATCTTCCGTAGCCAAGGGTAGGAGTTCGGGAGAAACCATCTGTTGTAGACACCTTAACGACCGTAGCTTGCCCCACCGTGGCTAACGTACCTAGGATAGGATCCATAAGGATAGCCTCCGTACAAGCCCAAACTGGGGTCGGCGTcggcgctcctcttgctacggtaggctccatagtaaggagagacaccataaccagtataacctccactataacctccgtggaaaccaaaactggggtcggcgtcggcgctcctcttgctacggtaggctccatagtaaggagagacaccataaccagtataacctccactataacctccgtggaaaccataactggggtcggcgtcagcgctcctcttgctacggtaggctccatagtaaggagagacaccataaccagtataacctccactataacctccgtggaaaccaaaactggggtcggcgtcagcactcctcttgctacggtaggctccatagtaaggagagacaccataaccagtataacctccactataacctccgtggaaaccaaaactggggtcggcgtcagcgctcctcttgctacggtaggctccatagtaaggagagacaccatagcCTCCTGTATAACTCCTACCATAGACAACGCTAGCAGCCGGTAAGGGTTCGGCGCTCCCCACAGCCAAGCACAGGGCCGctagtgtagcagcagcagtaacctgATGGATACAAACTGGTATTACTTTATCATAGACACGATTATTGTTCTCAAAGGTCAAGTTATCCCACTCATGGTTCAACTTTTCATACTCAAGttgacgtactcaagggtcaagtTATCGTACGCAAGGATCAAGTTATCATACTGAAGTAGATGGCCCAGATGTGCTAAAATGTTACTTTGTGGTGCATAATGGTTGAAGTTTTGTATTCACATCTACAGCTATCCAAAGTTCCATTTCCAAAGTTGTATTGTACAAAGGGTTAATAAAGGTGGATTGCTGAAGTGGGTCAAGCTATATCTCGTGAGGGTATACTTATGGAACTTATAAAGTTCTGTTGTAATACAGACTGGGTTAAGTTGTAGCAAACAAGTTGTTAAGTTCCAGGTATCAGGAAGTTTAACTATCATACTGGTAGAGTAAGTTGTGGTGCCCAAGTGGTTAAGTTATAATCATGAATGAATTAAGTTGTAGCTCTCAAAATAATTTGTATCATTAAAGGCCTAAACTATTGTAGTCAATGGGCAAGTTGCAGGATCTAAAGGGTAAATTGTAACACTGATGGATTAATTTATCTTACCCAGGGATTAATCTATCTTACCCAGGGATTAACTATAATAGCCTAATTATGACTTCATTTATATCAATAAAGTTGTTTTACTTCAGTTGTATTGCTTGAGTTGCATTAATCATAAAGTTATACTATAGTTCTCAAAGGCTTCTGCTGCTCAAGGGTCAATGTGCTGCTCCTAAAAGGTTAGGTTCTGCTACTCAAGGGTCAAGCCATAATAGTAAAGGCTTCGGTTCTAGTGCTCAAGGGTGAAGCTACGACACTAAAGTGTTAGGTTGTACATTAACATTTCCTACGGTTTAGGCAAAATGTCTGTAATAAAATAGTTAGGCCAGCGTACACAAGGAACAAGTGTTTTGTACAAAATGTTAAATCATTTTACTGTTTATATAAGTCTCAGAAACAACCTTATATACATAGTGTATTGGAAATAGTACCCACTTCCTCCCACTGGAATGTACATCTTAAGTTCCTAAATGTTGATCTACGTAAAGTTAACCTAACATTATAAGACTCTCATATGGTCTATGATTATCACATTATGACAAGTGCTAGAGTATTGTGACCAGTAGAAGTCATGCCCACTATCAGTATGACAAGTAAACTAAGGTAGTAGCGGTATGAACATAAGCGTCATATTTGCAACCCAAGTATTCTAGTGAACACACTCACCAAAGTCTTCATGATTGAAGATCTCAGAGTGGACTATGATGTGGTACAGGCAGCGAGGCTATTTATACCCAGACTCTCACTGACGACACGCCTCAACCAGACGAGTTCCATGTTGTTAAACTCAGAAggacattagtttttttttttttgcgttgctCGTGGCCGGTGAATCCCTGGGATTTTGGTGATGTAGTCATATGAGGAGGAGTCAGGAATTCTGTTGTGCTTTATATTTATAGAAAAGGAGTGTTTATGTACCTGCGctacagtacgacggtacgacttttctCCCCGTTTGACTTAACTTTGAAGGGTTAGGTAATAAGGTTCGGACACCATATCGAAGGATTTTCCTGTCGTGGTCAGggttcgtatcttcgtgctcaagggtcgtaccgtcgtgctcaggggtcgtaccgtcgtgctcaggggtcgtatcttcgtgctcaggggtcgtatcttcgtgctcaagggtcgtaccgtcgtgctcaggggtcgtaccgtcgtgctcaggggtcgtacagtttCCATAGAGACTATATCTAACAAGATCCACTCATTAAGGCCTATAATTAGTGAAACCATATGCTTTAAATATgcaaaaaatacacaaaatttTTGGTTTTATTCTAATAATCACAAATATTACTGTTTTCATCATTCCTGTGAataagggcaaaaaaaaaaaaaattttggccaCGAATCTCCTGTGAATCGCAGAAGGCAAGAAAGAGAGGCGTTAGAAGGGGgacttgaaatcctcccctcctgtattataaatGTCCAGCaatttggtggggtgggggtcagAGACAAGAATTGGTCCTCTAAAAACCTCTCTTATTTCTGCTTTCCTGACGCTACATCGCTGAACCGGGTATTGACTGACCTTTATGAAATagtaattcattatcattattgtttatcattatcattattattactataaacAAGGACTGATGAGTTTACAGCACAGCACAGGTGAGAGCGGAACTTTTCAACTGTGCGTAAGTAATAGTTATCTAGCAAAGTACTGCTGCTACTATCAGTAACTACTACTGCCGAATTCCACCTACAAGTCGTTCCACCGTGACCAGTGAGAAGTCATCGTAGGTaaggcagtcatcatcatcatcatcatcagggaaagGAGCAGAGCATCGTGGAAAACCTGGCTCACCGCCAGTCCAATACGTTCCTGCTCTTGCGCGTCCAGCGGCTTCCATGATGCGCCAGGCCTTTAAAAGAAGTCTTAAGCTGCATAATGCGAAATatgtcatcattatcactgttatcatccaaGCCCTTGTAAGTGCCTCCTGCTCTCCACAAAGGAGCAGCGATATAAGTGAATctggagagagggaagaagggccTCGAAGAAACCATACTGCATTCGCtacgtgtgtgatgataatgcagcctcgccaaagttcACTTCTCGCTTGTGTTTGAATAAGATCCGGTAATATATACTGCATTAAGGGACACCACCTGCTGGGGGTTGTACTGCACGCGTGTGtggctgtatcactaggagtcgagtctcgtcaaagaatacttcactgcaaaggagtctacatattTCTGtcactgaaagtagtgcagccttgggctggagGAACACCTAGAAAGGTCCTGGGAAACAtcagaactctttcatagaaattggtcttgtggtaattataagtaaataagtatATACAAGTATTACTATGAGCAGGTCCTGCTGTTACCCAGGTCCTGCTTTCCAGAAGGTAATACAGTCGATGGCTGTGCTACCGCTaaatgcagggaaatgatgaattaCTCCGGAGTGGGAGTTTGGATgatgaaattgtgtgtgtgtgtatcactgacacacacacacacacttacacacacacacatacacacacacacacacacacacacacacacacacacacacacacacgttacttacGTATATGAGTAAGAAGTTGTCTGACGAGCTTACTCTATTTTCCTCAGCTGACCATGAAGATAGCCTCGCCAAAATCACTTTTCAGTCGTGTTGTAAACTCGTGGTGTAAACTCAAACACTTGGGTTTCCGCATcataattatatcatatatatatatatatatatatatatatatatatatatatatatatatatatacatcgtggaCATACATAACGTGTGATTGTGTGCGTGTATATCTATGTTTGTATTATATAGGAAGATATTCTATAACTGTAGGGTCTCGTCTCtcggactttatatatatacataatgaagcAACTTCTGTTACTTTTGGGTAATTATCTGCATTTCTAGTTTCATAATCAAGCTTATTCCATTCTATTCACATCTCAAATATTTAGAAAGAAATTCATTACAACTTTTCCTACAAGTACCTTGCTCtgacctcaattttttttttcctagcattTTAAGCGAATGTTGAACAATGTTTACGTGATTCAGAGTCAATGAAGGTTGTCATG includes these proteins:
- the LOC139755377 gene encoding uncharacterized protein, which translates into the protein MKTLVTAAATLAALCLAVGSAEPLPAASVVYGRSYTGGYGVSPYYGAYRSKRSADADPSFGFHGGYSGGYTGYGVSPYYGAYRSKRSADADPSFGFHGGYSGGYTGYGVSPYYGAYRSKRSADADPSYGFHGGYSGGYTGYGVSPYYGAYRSKRSADADPSFGFHGGYSGGYTGYGVSPYYGAYRSKRSADADPSLGLYGGYPYGSYPRYVSHGGASYGR